In Serinicoccus marinus DSM 15273, the genomic stretch CGCCGGATCATCCGGCGGGTGCCCCTCGTGATCTCGACGTCGGCCGAGCGGCGCGGACCTGAGCTGCTGTCCTTGAACTGCTCCGGGCCGCCCTCCAGGCCGAGGTCGTGCTCCCGGCTCAGCCGCCTCATCGCGGCGCTGAGACCGTCCTCGAGACGCACCACGGTCGTGCCGGGGACGAGGAACTCGTGCTGCGGCCGGACGTGGTTGTCGAAGAGGTAAGGGTTCTTCGCGTAGCGCTTCTGCACCCGCTCGAACCACTGCTGCACCGCGCGACCGCCCAGGTCGACCTCGTCCTTCTTGCGGTGCCGCCAGACATACTCCGAGCGGAAGCGGGCCACCGGGTCGCGGACGACGGCGAAGACGAGGTCGAAGCGCTCGACCCGGAAGAGCTGCTGCAGCGGCTCCCCGTGGAGGTGCTGCGGGCCGCACCACATCAGGGCGTTGCGGGTGCCGGGGCCGTACTTCGCGTCGAAGAACGACTGCTGCCAGCCGTTGGCGCGGAAGAGGTGCTCGACCGAGGTGCCGCCCGTCTTCGGGACGTGGACGAACAGCACGGACCGGCCGTCCTTGCGGTAGACGGGCACGCGGGTCTCCTCACGGTCGGCGTCGGGCAGCAGGGCTCAGGCTACGACGATCTCCAGCGCGGAACCCTGCACGTTCTCCACGAAGAGCGCCGTATGCCCCGGGCTGCCCGCGTGCGGGTAGGCGTCCGCGATCAGCTCGGACCAGCCGTTCTCAGCAGCCCCGGCGCGCAGGGCGTCCAGCGTCGGGCGGTCCTCGACCTCGGCGAGGTCGTGGGTCCAGAGCTCAATGTGGTGGACCGGGTTGCTCACGCGGGTGCCTGGCAGCCGGCCGTGCTGATCCTCGTCCGAGCCGTGCC encodes the following:
- a CDS encoding glyoxalase codes for the protein MSNPVHHIELWTHDLAEVEDRPTLDALRAGAAENGWSELIADAYPHAGSPGHTALFVENVQGSALEIVVA
- a CDS encoding sulfotransferase family 2 domain-containing protein, which produces MPVYRKDGRSVLFVHVPKTGGTSVEHLFRANGWQQSFFDAKYGPGTRNALMWCGPQHLHGEPLQQLFRVERFDLVFAVVRDPVARFRSEYVWRHRKKDEVDLGGRAVQQWFERVQKRYAKNPYLFDNHVRPQHEFLVPGTTVVRLEDGLSAAMRRLSREHDLGLEGGPEQFKDSSSGPRRSADVEITRGTRRMIRRFYRGDFRELGYRKP